Sequence from the Cucurbita pepo subsp. pepo cultivar mu-cu-16 chromosome LG02, ASM280686v2, whole genome shotgun sequence genome:
TTTCATATGAGCGCTTGTTAATTACTCTAttgtggaaaagaaaatctgaGATGTATTTCGTATGTATTGAGTGTTGAATTGATAATTCAATTCATATGAGCGCTTCTTGGGGTATGGATGATATCAAGCAATATGCATAGAGGAACAATGAATCTGCTGTTACCTTTTTATGGCTTTTTCCAAAATGGTTATCTATTTTTCGATGTTGCTCTGTGTCTGGACGATGAAACTATGTCAAATTAAACTGTGTCAGGTGTTGAAGGATGGACTTTCGGCTGTGCATGTGCCATATGCATATGGGTTTGCAATTATTTTACTTACTATTATCGTTAAGGTTGCAACTTTTCCTCTCACCAAGCAACAGGTTAGTCGGTTATGCCATGACAGTTGACAAGGGAATCCCTTATGTACTTGCACAGATTTCTCATAACGGGTAATGAATGCTTTTGTGATTTAAGGTTGAGTCAACATTGGCTATGCAAAATCTTCAACCAAAGATTAAAGCCATCCAACAAAGATACGCTGGCAATCAGGTGAGGCATTTCTGTTCTTTATGGAAGCTATAACGAACTTCTGAGTTCTGAGCTTGGATTGAGGGTTTTCCTCTCTTGTTTCACTTATAAAGTAATTGCTTCCTTCTATCgtattattttctctattcttAAGGAAAGAATACAACTTGAGACATCGCGGCTTTATAGACAAGCTGGAGTTAATCCTTTAGCAGGTACAAAGTACTCATGagtctgttttttcttttttctctgtttttttttttttttcattgttatGATCTTTCTTGATATCTATGCATACTTTGACCTCATTAATATCCTGTTTCTGTAGGCTGTTTCCCAACTTTGGCCACCATACCAGTCTGGATTGGACTATATCAAGCCCTTTCGAATGTGGCAAATGAGGTAATTGAACTTCGCTTTGTACggttattgatgattatttcGGTCACTTGAAACACAGCTAATTTGTTATTTCTAATATGGCTAATTCTTGAAGGGATTATTCACAGAAGGTTTCTTTTGGATTCCTTCTCTTGGTGGACCAACTACTATTGCTGCTCGACAAAGTGGAGCGGGAATCTCTTGGTTGTTTCCTTTTGTGGTAAACTGAATTCCACATTTTTATGACTTATGTTGCCTGAATTATGTTTCTCTTTGGAACAGATTTTTTTGTAGCGTAGGGTTATCTAACAGGTCTCACCCTTCTAAGCAGCTCTCAGTTTGTGGGGGCTGGTCCAAGGACTGAACATTTGGTTTAGGACACCAATTTTTCCGTGGATTGACTTGTTGGTCTTTTTTCCATCTGTCGTGTCCTGTATGCCCCCTCCCTTTGAGGCACTCATTGGTCTTTCTGTTGTAGAGGGTATAGAATTTTTGTGTAGgttaaagatttttttgtaAGAGTACGTTTAAAGATTTGGATCatgctttttttttgtagatgTTAGTTTACGCTTTCAATTTCAGAGTTGTCTTTGGAGTCATTTGGCATCTATTTGGCTCATAACAAAGATTGTTGTTTAATTATCAAgtcttgtttctctctttgttttgGCACGAAGAAAGAGTTCTTGGGGTGCAAGTTCTTTGTTTGTGTAGTTTTATGAAGCATTTGGCTTGAGAGGAATAGAATAGATTTTAAAGTGTCGAGAGATTCTTGGTAGGTTGGTCTTTAGCAAGATAAAACGCATCTCTATGGACATCTTTTTCTCAGGACGTTTGGTTGGTTCTTTTGTTTATAGGCGTGTAAGTactgttttgattttgattggtttttccattaaaaatgATTTCGTCCTCTTCACATTGATTACAAGTTTTTTAGTTCTTCTCttcttaaaaatacttttcgTTCAATAAAGTTGGTCTCTTCCATatatagaataataataaagttctctgcttcattcttctttctctaaaGCAGTTCGAAAGTTTTATACAATTTCACCTTTAGCAGTATGCATGTATGAATATATTACTACAATGTGTCATGATGATAGGAATAGGGTCCTTTTTTCTCTATGACATACTGTCATCATATTGGAAATCTAGTTGATGTCAACGACCAATGATATTAAGCTAATTATCATGAGTTGGCTTGAGACTATATTGAGCCAAATATAGACAATATGTGAGGCCCACATTTTGAATATGTAGTTTATACTTGTCAAGGGCATTGTACCACTGGCTTAATagaaaaccctaaatcatTCTGTGGGCTGTACCCTTGCACCCCCAATGAGGTTAGTGTTGGTAGTAGAGGGATTGGGTCAATGGTTCGAGGCTGAAGTCGATTTTCATCTCTTGTCCATTCTTTCTAGTCTTTTCGTTTCCGTAccacaaaaatttgaaatagagaAACTATATCAAAAAAAGGTCTAACCGTCGGAATAATAGTAGCCCGAACACTTTGTTGCATCTCTTCGATACGGATACGGTAACGAGCAAGCACTAAGACAAAGTCAGTCCTTCACCTTTGacccttatttatttacttgaaCTTTACAGGAGAGGAAAGGATAATaattccaacataaaattcaatttttttcacaATAAAAAGTTGTGCCATAAGCCTTTCAGTCTGGCCAAAAATTTGGTTTcttccaaacaaaaaataaaaatcgaaATGATACTAATAGCAATTAAGAAAATCCTGCCTgagttttgtatttatttatttgcagGATGGTCATCCACCATTGGGCTGGTCTGACACTGCAGCGTACCTTGTATTACCTGTTCTCCTTGTCGTATCTCAGTATGTATCAATGGAAATCATGAAGCCTCCCCAGGTGAAAACATATCTCAACTTTATCTGCTGTTTAATCGACCAATTCAACTTCCTCTTTAAGCATTCTCAATTTGATTTGCTTTATTCAGACTGATGATCCAACACAAAAGAACACACTCcttattttcaagtttcttCCCCTCATGATCGGTTACTTCTCCTTGTCTGTTCCATCAGGGTTATCAATTTACTGGTTAGTTTCTTGTGATGGTTCTAATTTTCCAAGTGTACATCTTCCTCTGTTGTGCTCTTATTGACGTGCATTTGCTGAGACATCACAAGTGCCTATGTTTTCCTAAATTAGACATGCTACATATGTTATTCTTAGACAAACTGGTTGACATTAGCTAATAAATCATGTCATATGTTAGGTTCACCAACAATGTTCTCAGCACGGCTCAGCAAGTATGGTTGCGCAAATTAGGAGGTGCAAAGCCTGTTGTAAATGAGGATGCTTCTGGAATCATAACAGCAGGACGTGCCAAACGAACGTCCGAATCAGAAAGAACGGGTGACAGGTAATTTTTATACCGAAGAGGCTTATTGACAGGCTTTATGTTTCCTTTAATGAccaaaagaaagtgaaaaacaGATTTAAGCAGTTGAGGGAAGACGAGAAGAAGAATAAGTTAAGCAAGGCAGCTCGATCAGCAGAGATTCTGACTTTGGCTTCTGAGTCTGATAATGAGGATGGGTATGATGAGGAGACATCAGAGAAGGTAATACTCAATGttgaatgtttttttcttttacttgaaAGTATAAATCCCAAACAAACTTACTGCAACCATTACTGCGGGATTAAACATTTagctctctcttttgtttgctATACTGATACCTCTAAAGGgagagtatatatatattataggaAACTGTTGAGACTTACATTAAAAAcacattgaaaaaaattccaaTGGGTATTAATCCATAAAGAATCATAACTAAAATGGAATTTGTCAAGAAAACAGCAAAAAAGGCCCTATAGTGAGCCAGCTCCCACTCTTTTCAACTCTTTTACAagttaagaaaattttcattggtTTTTTCTATCCAAATTTCTCAAAGGTCTCTTGATAGCAAGCACAATACCTTCCCTTTTTGCTTGATACTGGGGCCGAGTGGAAGTAGGGTCAAACCTTGATAGAGGAGCACACCAACTAAAGTTTTAAGGTGTCCGAAAGGTGCCACCATAAGGATTGAGTGTTTGAGAAATGCAAGAGGTGATCTTGGGATTCTAAGCTTCTAAGAGAAAAAGTGCAGCAGTTAAGTGGAATGACCAGAAGGCTTCCCCTTAGAGGCGATAGAAATTTGCTAGTCTTTTTCTTATGTTAGAAGCCATCCACGGGACTTGAAAAAAGGATAAAGAATAAGAGTTTTGCAGATAAAACAGATTCCATCCAAACATAATTCTTCTGGGAaaaatgtgagattccacatcgattggagagaggagcgagtgccagcgaggacgctggccctcgaaaggggtggattgtgagatcccacatcgattggagaggggaacgagtgtcagcga
This genomic interval carries:
- the LOC111787137 gene encoding inner membrane protein PPF-1, chloroplastic isoform X1, giving the protein MAKILISSSPFVGSSLPSLSRHGRLHTLTHRRHVATRVNFSFHELPPIHTFDSTFNFDAIVSRTEGLLYTLADAAVAVDSTVSGGAASTSADTAVQKNGGWFGFISDAMEVVLKVLKDGLSAVHVPYAYGFAIILLTIIVKVATFPLTKQQVESTLAMQNLQPKIKAIQQRYAGNQERIQLETSRLYRQAGVNPLAGCFPTLATIPVWIGLYQALSNVANEGLFTEGFFWIPSLGGPTTIAARQSGAGISWLFPFVDGHPPLGWSDTAAYLVLPVLLVVSQYVSMEIMKPPQTDDPTQKNTLLIFKFLPLMIGYFSLSVPSGLSIYWFTNNVLSTAQQVWLRKLGGAKPVVNEDASGIITAGRAKRTSESERTGDRFKQLREDEKKNKLSKAARSAEILTLASESDNEDGYDEETSEKQGEDSLEEAYASGADKDIPTYNRQKRSKRSKRKRAV
- the LOC111787137 gene encoding inner membrane protein PPF-1, chloroplastic isoform X2, giving the protein MAKILISSSPFVGSSLPSLSRHGRLHTLTHRRHVATRVNFSFHELPPIHTFDSTFNFDAIVSRTEGLLYTLADAAVAVDSTVSGGAASTSADTAVQKNGGWFGFISDAMEVVLKVLKDGLSAVHVPYAYGFAIILLTIIVKVATFPLTKQQVESTLAMQNLQPKIKAIQQRYAGNQERIQLETSRLYRQAGVNPLAGCFPTLATIPVWIGLYQALSNVANEGLFTEGFFWIPSLGGPTTIAARQSGAGISWLFPFVDGHPPLGWSDTAAYLVLPVLLVVSQYVSMEIMKPPQTDDPTQKNTLLIFKFLPLMIGYFSLSVPSGLSIYWFTNNVLSTAQQVWLRKLGGAKPVVNEDASGIITAGRAKRTSESERTGDRFKQLREDEKKNKLSKAARSAEILTLASESDNEDGYDEETSEKGEDSLEEAYASGADKDIPTYNRQKRSKRSKRKRAV